The proteins below are encoded in one region of Equus caballus isolate H_3958 breed thoroughbred chromosome 18, TB-T2T, whole genome shotgun sequence:
- the TMEM177 gene encoding transmembrane protein 177, whose product MAGPLWRASAFVQRHRTGLLVGSCAGLFGAQISYHLFPDPVVQWLYQYWPQGQPAPLSPELQRLFQEVLQDMGVPSGHCYEAFTTFTFQPVSAGFPRLPAGAVVGIPASFLGGPVTHSDQPVIIHGHRVNWQSPAGARLRDALTLSRDAQKFALAREVVYLESAAAALQALPAPACLAGTWALGVGAKHALGLYGGPMNLRAAFNLVAAVAGFVAYAFSTDSLTHALEAWLDRRTASLSAAYARGGVEFYEKVLSGNLALRGLLGRPGEKLYTASGNVAPRHWFRIKHLPYTTRRDSVLQLWRATLTPGRS is encoded by the coding sequence ATGGCGGGTCCCCTGTGGCGGGCCTCAGCATTTGTGCAGAGACACAGGACAGGCCTGTTGGTGGGTTCCTGTGCAGGCCTGTTTGGGGCCCAAATCTCGTACCACCTCTTCCCAGATCCTGTGGTCCAATGGCTGTACCAGTACTGGCCTCAGGGCCAGCCAGCCCCGCTCTCCCCAGAGCTGCAGAGACTCTTCCAGGAGGTGCTCCAGGACATGGGCGTCCCCTCGGGCCATTGCTACGAGGCCTTCACCACCTTCACCTTCCAGCCTGTGAGTGCTGGCTTCCCGAGACTCCCTGCGGGGGCCGTGGTGGGCATCCCCGCCAGCTTCCTGGGTGGCCCAGTGACCCACAGCGACCAGCCTGTGATCATCCATGGGCACAGAGTGAACTGGCAGAGCCCAGCAGGCGCCCGGCTGAGAGATGCCCTGACCCTGTCCCGTGACGCCCAGAAGTTCGCCTTGGCCAGGGAAGTGGTGTACCTGGAGAGCGCTGCAGCCGCCCTGCAGGCCCTGCCGGCCCCCGCTTGCCTGGCAGGAACCTGGGCCCTGGGCGTGGGTGCCAAGCATGCCCTGGGGCTCTATGGAGGCCCCATGAACTTACGGGCCGCCTTCAACttggtggcagcagtggcaggCTTTGTGGCCTACGCCTTCTCCACGGACTCTCTCACTCACGCCCTGGAAGCCTGGCTGGACCGCCGCACGGCCTCCCTGTCTGCGGCCTACGCCCGGGGCGGCGTGGAGTTCTACGAGAAGGTTCTGTCAGGCAACCTGGCCCTGCGAGGCCTCTTGGGCCGGCCTGGAGAGAAGCTGTACACGGCCAGTGGGAATGTCGCTCCCAGGCACTGGTTTCGCATCAAACACTTACCCTACACGACCCGCCGGGACTCTGTGCTGCAGCTTTGGAGGGCGACGCTCACCCCAGGCCGTTCCTGA